A genomic window from Gemmatimonadaceae bacterium includes:
- a CDS encoding NADH-quinone oxidoreductase subunit D, giving the protein MGRLPTWNANATTCTASSSAGTVISVPFSSTRASSGTPCARIIRSRRSSPSCRTVRRRAPLSASPIPRPPIPNPVSTTLTASREDTVIVNLGPSHPATHGTVQIIAELDAEKVLRTDVHCGYLHRGFEKECEDHTWHNLIPYVDRLNYCSALINNFAYCDAVEQLMGIEITPRTKYLRTLLAEYSRLADHLTCVAAQLMELGAMTAFLYLVTVRDSMYEHLAAITGARVTYTFGRIGGLAFDVPAGWFERLTEILKDYEEYIERVHGLVDRNRIFIDRMRDVGVISTKDAIHWGFTGPILRSTGAARDLRKDMPYLAYGELDFDVPVGIKGDNYDRYYVRMREMDESVYMIRQLIDMVPDGPIMVDDRRCVFPEKQLVYTEIESLINHFKLVMEGPVVPAGDIYVAHEGANGELGFYCVSTGEGRPHKVHVRSPSFVHMGGVHTMLNGYQLADVVTTFGSVNMIGGECDR; this is encoded by the coding sequence ATGGGTCGGCTGCCTACATGGAACGCGAATGCCACGACATGTACGGCATCCAGTTCCGCGGGCACGGTGATCTCCGTCCCATTCTCCTCTACGAGGGCTTCGTCGGGCACCCCCTGCGCAAGGATTATCCGAAGCAGGCGGAGCAGCCCCTCGTGCCGTACCGTCCGCCGCAGAGCGCCCTTGTCCGCTAGCCCGATCCCCCGCCCGCCGATTCCGAATCCGGTCTCGACGACGCTCACGGCGTCGCGCGAGGACACGGTCATCGTGAACCTCGGCCCGTCGCATCCGGCCACGCATGGCACCGTGCAGATCATCGCCGAGCTGGATGCGGAAAAGGTGCTGCGCACTGATGTGCACTGCGGCTATCTGCATCGCGGCTTCGAGAAGGAGTGCGAGGATCACACCTGGCACAACCTCATCCCGTATGTGGACCGGCTGAACTACTGCTCGGCGCTGATCAACAACTTCGCGTACTGCGATGCGGTCGAGCAGCTCATGGGCATCGAGATCACGCCCCGCACCAAGTACCTGCGCACGCTGCTCGCCGAATACTCGCGACTGGCCGACCACCTGACCTGTGTGGCTGCGCAGCTCATGGAGCTGGGGGCCATGACGGCATTCCTGTATCTCGTCACGGTGCGCGACTCGATGTACGAGCATCTGGCCGCGATCACCGGCGCGCGCGTGACCTACACATTCGGTCGGATCGGCGGGCTGGCCTTCGATGTGCCGGCCGGGTGGTTCGAGCGCCTGACCGAGATCCTCAAGGACTACGAGGAGTACATCGAGCGCGTGCACGGGCTGGTCGATCGGAACCGCATCTTCATCGATCGCATGCGCGATGTGGGCGTGATCAGCACCAAGGACGCGATTCATTGGGGCTTCACGGGCCCGATCCTCCGCAGCACCGGCGCCGCCCGCGACCTGCGCAAGGACATGCCGTACCTCGCCTACGGCGAGCTCGATTTTGACGTGCCGGTGGGGATCAAGGGCGACAACTACGATCGCTACTACGTGCGCATGCGCGAGATGGACGAATCGGTGTACATGATTCGTCAGCTCATCGACATGGTGCCGGATGGGCCGATCATGGTGGACGACCGCCGCTGCGTCTTCCCCGAGAAGCAGCTGGTCTACACCGAGATCGAATCGCTCATCAACCACTTCAAGCTCGTGATGGAAGGGCCGGTGGTGCCGGCCGGTGACATCTACGTGGCGCACGAAGGGGCGAACGGCGAACTCGGGTTCTACTGCGTCAGTACCGGCGAAGGGCGCCCGCACAAGGTGCATGTGCGCTCCCCC
- the ndhC gene encoding NADH-quinone oxidoreductase subunit A yields the protein MTPYVTFLLYLVAIVGFVGLALSLNAVLGPKPTATTTKLEPFECGATVVDVLNVKAVPIKYYAVAILFILFDLETMFLFIWTLGARPLSGFMMFTFFLFTALLVLCLLYVYKARILEAVTE from the coding sequence ATGACACCCTACGTCACATTTCTGCTCTATCTGGTCGCGATCGTCGGCTTTGTCGGCCTGGCGCTGTCGCTCAACGCGGTGCTCGGCCCCAAGCCGACCGCGACGACCACGAAGCTCGAGCCCTTTGAGTGCGGCGCCACGGTGGTGGACGTCCTGAACGTGAAGGCGGTGCCGATCAAGTATTACGCGGTCGCCATTCTGTTCATCCTGTTCGATCTCGAAACCATGTTCCTGTTCATCTGGACCTTGGGAGCGCGACCGCTCTCGGGCTTCATGATGTTCACCTTCTTCCTGTTTACCGCGTTGCTGGTGCTCTGCCTGCTCTATGTCTACAAGGCACGCATCCTCGAAGCGGTGACGGAGTAG
- a CDS encoding SusC/RagA family TonB-linked outer membrane protein, whose protein sequence is MRRLRAAGLALPVLAFPVVAQAQTGTITGKVTDAASKAPIADARIQITGTAFGTQTNAEGDYRLTAVRAGMVQISVLRLGYKSTRDSIRVADGQSVTLNIKLEQSAINLSEVVVTGTAGNQERKAQSALVASVKAADIIKDAPITNVASMLQSRVPGVALSAQSGTKGVATSIRIRGASSINLSNQPLIFIDGVRLNEGFIGANQSGQSFDRFNDLNPEEIESIEVVKGPAAATLYGADASAGVIQIITKKGKAGSSTFTQNVRAEQSTSDKNFSPPSNYALCTAAAVAATSTNPLCRGKAVGDLVSDNPLERVNAFQQGEGRIVNWNGRGGGQNYGYNLSYGSDNTFGVLPNNRFNRYNIRTNANYIANSKLNFDAGLGLVQTQVDLPDNDNNIFGWLGGAMLGSPLTRNDSPTGQATNDGWFSRRHYNAIASKQNRLLTKRVTSSLTANYAPTTWFTNRFIGGMDYSGELTDFFQPKNDSLWWGGLNDGGNRAMASRGAERYTFDYSGNMKKNWAMDIESNLSFGLQVISSRNQVVSSTGTGFVTNANNSIGSAAINTGSSGFTEQRQYGYFGQLQLGSANRRFIQLGARVDRNSSFGSQSPSFFLPKIGGTWTISEEDFFQPLSRYVSQLRVRASWGTTGRSPGPGDALTTLAAATYNITGTAGAGVVLGNPGNPDLKPERGTEFETGIDAGFFNNRVGMELTYFNKKTKDLIITRPIPPSLGFNSNPLANLGSVLNSGVELGLNIAALNMPNAKWDVRFGANTLHNELTSLGGVAPFALGASGRTLVGQQVGVYVSKQIQSIDVANNKVIVNDTLTPMGNLFPTLEWNLTNTVTLFKNLRVAALLDSKRDYLVQNFTAFFRETQIPVAQNRIDVNKLSAYERLRRYGNLTAGQPAFVQKNGGAATVNDVTDAYLQPGDFTRLREVSATYTLPNSLLGWTNKRITNLSVTVALQNVKLWTNYEGFDPEVNSQTGAFSRQDFLTLPNPKTTVVRLNLNF, encoded by the coding sequence ATGCGTCGCCTCCGGGCTGCGGGGCTGGCCCTGCCAGTGCTCGCGTTCCCGGTCGTCGCCCAGGCGCAGACCGGTACGATCACCGGCAAGGTGACGGATGCCGCCAGCAAGGCCCCCATTGCTGACGCACGCATTCAGATCACCGGTACGGCGTTCGGTACGCAGACCAACGCCGAAGGCGATTATCGCCTCACCGCCGTCCGCGCCGGCATGGTGCAGATCTCGGTCCTCCGGCTCGGCTACAAGTCCACGCGCGACTCGATCCGTGTGGCGGATGGCCAGTCGGTCACGCTGAACATCAAGCTCGAGCAGTCGGCGATCAACCTCTCGGAAGTCGTCGTCACCGGTACGGCCGGTAACCAGGAGCGTAAGGCGCAGTCGGCGCTCGTCGCCTCCGTGAAAGCGGCGGACATCATCAAGGACGCCCCGATCACCAACGTGGCCAGCATGCTGCAGTCGCGCGTCCCGGGTGTCGCGCTCTCGGCGCAGTCGGGCACGAAGGGTGTGGCGACGAGCATCCGCATCCGCGGCGCGTCGTCGATCAACCTCTCGAACCAGCCGCTCATCTTCATCGACGGCGTGCGCCTCAATGAAGGCTTCATCGGCGCGAACCAGTCGGGTCAGTCGTTCGACCGTTTCAACGACCTGAACCCGGAAGAGATCGAGAGCATCGAAGTCGTGAAGGGCCCGGCCGCCGCGACGCTGTACGGCGCCGACGCCTCGGCCGGCGTGATCCAGATCATCACCAAGAAGGGCAAGGCCGGCTCGAGCACGTTCACGCAGAACGTCCGCGCCGAGCAGAGCACGTCCGACAAGAACTTCTCGCCCCCGTCGAACTACGCGCTGTGCACGGCGGCGGCCGTCGCCGCGACGTCGACCAACCCGCTCTGCCGCGGCAAGGCGGTGGGTGACCTGGTGAGCGACAACCCGCTCGAGCGTGTCAACGCCTTCCAGCAGGGCGAAGGCCGCATCGTGAACTGGAACGGGCGTGGCGGTGGCCAGAACTACGGCTACAACCTCTCGTACGGCTCGGACAACACGTTCGGCGTGCTGCCGAACAACCGCTTCAACCGCTACAACATCCGCACGAACGCCAACTACATCGCCAACTCGAAGCTCAACTTCGACGCCGGCCTTGGCCTCGTGCAGACGCAGGTTGACCTGCCGGACAACGACAACAACATCTTCGGCTGGCTCGGCGGCGCGATGCTCGGCTCGCCGCTCACGCGCAATGACTCGCCGACGGGTCAGGCGACGAACGACGGCTGGTTCTCGCGTCGTCACTACAACGCCATCGCGTCCAAGCAGAATCGCCTGCTCACGAAGCGCGTCACGAGCTCGCTGACGGCCAACTACGCGCCGACCACCTGGTTCACGAACCGCTTCATCGGCGGTATGGACTACTCCGGTGAACTCACGGACTTCTTCCAGCCGAAGAACGACTCGCTCTGGTGGGGCGGCCTGAACGACGGCGGCAACCGTGCGATGGCCTCGCGTGGCGCCGAGCGTTACACGTTCGACTACAGCGGCAACATGAAGAAGAACTGGGCCATGGACATCGAAAGCAATCTGTCCTTCGGCCTGCAGGTGATCTCGTCGCGCAACCAGGTCGTGAGCTCGACGGGTACGGGCTTCGTGACGAACGCCAACAACTCGATCGGCTCGGCTGCCATCAACACCGGCAGCAGCGGCTTCACCGAGCAGCGCCAGTACGGCTACTTCGGGCAGCTGCAGCTTGGCTCGGCCAACCGTCGCTTCATTCAGCTCGGCGCGCGCGTTGACCGCAACTCGTCGTTCGGTTCGCAGTCGCCGTCCTTCTTCCTGCCCAAGATCGGCGGTACGTGGACGATCTCGGAAGAAGACTTCTTCCAGCCGCTCTCGCGCTATGTGAGCCAGCTGCGTGTCCGTGCCTCGTGGGGTACCACGGGCCGGTCGCCTGGCCCCGGCGACGCGCTCACGACGCTCGCCGCCGCGACGTACAACATCACCGGCACCGCGGGCGCCGGCGTGGTCCTCGGCAACCCCGGTAACCCCGACCTCAAGCCGGAACGCGGCACGGAGTTCGAGACGGGTATCGATGCCGGCTTCTTCAACAACCGCGTGGGCATGGAGCTCACGTACTTCAACAAGAAGACCAAGGACCTGATCATCACGCGGCCCATTCCGCCGTCGCTCGGCTTCAACAGCAACCCGCTGGCGAACCTGGGCTCCGTGCTGAACAGCGGCGTCGAGCTCGGCCTGAACATCGCGGCGCTCAACATGCCGAACGCCAAGTGGGATGTCCGCTTCGGTGCCAACACGCTGCACAACGAACTCACGAGCCTGGGCGGCGTCGCGCCGTTCGCGCTCGGCGCCTCGGGCCGCACGCTCGTGGGCCAGCAGGTCGGTGTGTACGTGTCCAAGCAGATCCAGTCGATCGACGTGGCCAACAACAAGGTCATCGTGAACGACACGCTGACGCCGATGGGCAACCTGTTCCCGACGCTCGAGTGGAACCTCACGAACACGGTGACGCTGTTCAAGAACCTGCGCGTGGCGGCCCTGCTCGACTCGAAGCGGGACTATCTCGTGCAGAACTTCACGGCGTTCTTCCGTGAGACGCAGATCCCGGTGGCGCAGAACCGCATCGACGTGAACAAGCTCTCGGCCTACGAGCGCCTCCGTCGCTACGGCAACCTGACGGCCGGCCAGCCCGCCTTTGTGCAGAAGAACGGTGGCGCGGCGACGGTGAACGACGTGACCGACGCCTACCTGCAGCCGGGCGACTTCACGCGTCTGCGTGAAGTGTCGGCGACGTACACCCTGCCGAACTCGCTGCTCGGCTGGACGAACAAGCGCATCACCAACCTCTCGGTCACGGTGGCGCTGCAGAACGTCAAGCTGTGGACGAACTACGAAGGCTTCGACCCGGAAGTGAACTCGCAGACCGGCGCCTTCTCGCGCCAGGACTTCCTGACGCTGCCGAATCCGAAGACGACTGTCGTCCGTCTCAACCTCAACTTCTGA
- a CDS encoding RagB/SusD family nutrient uptake outer membrane protein, which produces MPIKNFRRAVTRTAAGTVMLLGASACGDQFLTVTNPNVIDASTVDPVSSGATLALSAMQNLAFAEGLAAAYVSWFTEETNVGDTFPTRNEFGFRQITDLNGSLSTDVWAPLSLAAASSKQVLDLALPTPATNINVARAAFARGFAVLQIASDFCEGTLSSGPKLTTSALLDTAAFWFSRAIDVGTANASTEGVSLANASRVGRARARLQKGDKAGAAADAAAVPAGFQYDLRYTDDAANRNRLSNRQWIFSFDRANLSVAPFFRVNDPRVTYRTGAAATAAPQDGNLPGGYFQQTKFPAYGSPMRLASKLEADYIVAEATGTSAMLALIQSRRAALGLPAYTGATTDAAVLTEFFNQRAFEFYLEGKRVADLRRAPAAISNITPAGGTYFKPGYQAVGNQTCYPLPRTETDNNPNTKP; this is translated from the coding sequence ATGCCCATCAAGAATTTCCGTCGCGCCGTCACGCGCACGGCCGCGGGCACCGTCATGCTCCTCGGAGCATCGGCCTGCGGTGATCAGTTCCTCACCGTGACCAATCCGAACGTGATCGACGCGAGCACGGTCGATCCGGTCTCGAGCGGTGCCACGCTGGCGCTCTCGGCGATGCAGAACCTCGCGTTCGCGGAGGGACTGGCGGCCGCGTACGTCTCCTGGTTCACCGAGGAGACGAACGTCGGTGACACCTTCCCGACGCGTAACGAGTTCGGCTTCCGTCAGATCACCGACCTGAACGGCTCCCTCTCGACCGACGTGTGGGCACCGCTGTCGCTCGCGGCGGCGTCGTCCAAGCAGGTGCTGGATCTCGCGCTGCCGACGCCGGCCACGAACATCAACGTGGCCCGTGCCGCGTTCGCGCGTGGCTTCGCCGTGCTGCAGATCGCGAGCGACTTCTGCGAAGGCACGCTGTCGTCGGGCCCCAAGCTCACGACGTCGGCGCTCCTCGACACGGCCGCGTTCTGGTTCTCGCGGGCGATCGACGTGGGCACCGCGAACGCCAGCACCGAAGGCGTCTCGCTGGCCAACGCGTCGCGCGTGGGCCGCGCCCGTGCCCGTCTGCAGAAGGGTGACAAGGCGGGGGCGGCGGCCGATGCGGCCGCCGTGCCGGCCGGCTTCCAGTATGACCTGCGCTACACGGACGACGCGGCCAACCGCAATCGTCTGTCGAACCGTCAGTGGATCTTCTCGTTCGACCGGGCGAACCTCTCCGTGGCGCCGTTCTTCCGTGTGAACGACCCGCGCGTGACGTACCGCACCGGCGCGGCCGCCACGGCGGCTCCGCAGGACGGCAATCTTCCGGGTGGCTACTTCCAGCAGACCAAGTTCCCGGCCTACGGGTCGCCGATGCGGCTCGCCTCGAAGCTCGAGGCGGACTACATCGTCGCCGAAGCCACCGGCACCTCGGCGATGCTGGCGCTCATTCAGAGCCGTCGCGCCGCGCTGGGCCTCCCGGCCTACACCGGCGCCACGACCGATGCGGCCGTGCTGACGGAGTTCTTCAACCAGCGCGCCTTTGAGTTCTACCTCGAAGGCAAGCGCGTGGCGGACCTCCGCCGCGCGCCGGCGGCGATCTCGAACATCACGCCGGCTGGCGGCACGTACTTCAAGCCCGGCTACCAGGCCGTCGGCAACCAGACGTGCTACCCGCTTCCGCGCACGGAGACGGACAACAACCCGAACACGAAGCCGTAA
- a CDS encoding phytoene/squalene synthase family protein: MSGSLDDAAECARITMAHARTFSLASKLLPTEKRRAAYALYAFCRVADDLVDQADHNNLRALRVQLDEYREQLQAALDGRPSGPIFREMAWVSRSYEVAPDPLFELLDGVGRDLEAHTYETWCELEQYCEGVASSVGEMCTYVFGVPAGPSMRQQAIRYARTLGTAMQLTNILRDVGEDAHRGRCYLPAEDMARFGLCPQDVLTRGPELVREPGWARLMAFEVSRARALYAAAMPGIALLAADAQRCAAACANGYAGILSAIEAQGYDTISTRARIGRMARVGILWNAWRYRAPEPDLSALGHGPRIVWEPQSA, encoded by the coding sequence GTGTCCGGGTCTCTGGATGACGCGGCGGAGTGCGCCCGTATCACCATGGCGCATGCCCGCACCTTTTCGCTGGCCAGCAAGCTGCTGCCCACCGAGAAGCGACGCGCCGCGTACGCGCTGTACGCCTTCTGCCGCGTGGCCGACGACCTGGTGGATCAGGCCGATCACAACAACCTGCGGGCGCTGCGCGTCCAGCTCGACGAGTACCGCGAGCAGTTGCAGGCGGCGCTCGATGGCCGCCCCAGCGGGCCGATCTTCCGCGAGATGGCGTGGGTGAGCCGCAGCTACGAGGTGGCGCCCGATCCCCTGTTCGAGCTGCTCGACGGCGTCGGCCGCGATCTCGAAGCGCACACCTACGAGACCTGGTGTGAGCTCGAGCAGTACTGCGAGGGGGTCGCCAGCTCCGTGGGGGAGATGTGCACCTACGTGTTCGGTGTGCCGGCGGGTCCCTCCATGCGCCAGCAGGCTATTCGCTACGCCCGCACGCTCGGCACCGCCATGCAGCTCACCAACATCCTGCGGGATGTGGGTGAAGATGCGCATCGCGGCCGCTGCTATCTCCCGGCCGAGGACATGGCACGATTCGGGCTCTGCCCGCAGGACGTGCTGACGCGTGGTCCCGAGCTGGTGCGCGAGCCCGGGTGGGCTCGCCTGATGGCGTTCGAAGTGAGCCGCGCCCGCGCGCTCTACGCGGCCGCCATGCCCGGCATTGCCCTGCTCGCCGCCGATGCGCAGCGCTGCGCGGCGGCCTGCGCCAACGGCTACGCCGGCATCCTCAGCGCAATAGAGGCGCAGGGGTACGATACGATTTCCACGCGGGCCCGGATCGGCCGCATGGCTCGGGTTGGGATTCTCTGGAACGCCTGGCGCTATCGTGCGCCGGAGCCTGATCTCTCCGCCCTCGGACACGGGCCCCGCATCGTGTGGGAGCCACAAAGCGCATGA
- a CDS encoding carotenoid biosynthesis protein yields the protein MTTPSFQRDANAETFFKVASLALVGHAFFSLFSAFAFATFLLPPYPDWLQSPQNQKVMAVGFAYGGATTVTLGAIAGLGFLAWAVGTRKALTVFAIAFALAFTSEYLGTVTDYPFGAYEYTSQLGYKIAGRVPFNIPTSWFYMLVASLAICGRFLPGKDDNTSRWWWAFVGGVVLTLWDVSMDPAMVKTNHWFWQIGDLSHLPAWRQLIGKPIFFGMPLTNWMGWLLTGILVARVMLAIIPPSVWVSAIAPHRLPIALYALNGVLPIVICARWDMIPAAILGTIAMALPLWLALRNDPLPLTSLGTAPKPNVGEGALSTR from the coding sequence ATGACGACACCCTCGTTCCAGCGCGACGCCAACGCCGAGACGTTCTTCAAGGTGGCGTCGCTGGCCCTCGTGGGCCACGCGTTCTTCTCGCTCTTCTCGGCCTTCGCCTTCGCGACGTTCCTGCTGCCGCCGTATCCGGATTGGCTGCAGAGCCCGCAGAACCAGAAGGTCATGGCGGTCGGCTTCGCCTACGGCGGCGCCACGACGGTCACGCTGGGGGCCATTGCCGGCCTTGGCTTCCTCGCGTGGGCCGTGGGCACCCGCAAGGCGCTGACGGTCTTCGCGATCGCCTTCGCGCTGGCGTTTACCTCCGAGTACCTCGGCACGGTGACCGACTACCCGTTCGGCGCCTACGAGTACACGAGCCAGCTGGGCTACAAGATCGCCGGCCGCGTGCCGTTCAACATCCCGACGTCGTGGTTCTACATGCTGGTGGCGTCGCTCGCGATCTGCGGGCGCTTCCTGCCGGGCAAGGACGACAACACGTCGCGCTGGTGGTGGGCGTTCGTCGGCGGCGTCGTCCTCACGCTGTGGGACGTGTCCATGGACCCGGCGATGGTGAAGACCAATCACTGGTTCTGGCAGATCGGCGATCTCTCGCATCTGCCGGCGTGGCGCCAGCTCATCGGCAAGCCGATCTTCTTCGGCATGCCGCTCACCAACTGGATGGGGTGGCTGCTCACGGGCATTCTGGTCGCCCGCGTGATGCTGGCGATCATCCCGCCGTCGGTGTGGGTGTCGGCGATCGCGCCGCATCGCCTCCCGATTGCGCTGTACGCGCTCAACGGCGTGCTCCCGATCGTGATCTGCGCCCGCTGGGACATGATCCCGGCCGCGATCCTGGGCACGATCGCCATGGCTCTGCCCCTCTGGCTTGCCCTGCGCAACGATCCGTTGCCGCTCACCAGTCTCGGGACTGCGCCCAAGCCGAACGTCGGCGAGGGCGCTCTCAGCACCCGATAA